ATGAAACTGGAACTGGCGAAAAAACACTAATTgagttaaaaaattaattggcaaaattTAAAGGGTTGTAGTCTATTAAAAAACTTGAAACCAAATCTTGtaataaatgaaacaaaaaatgtgCACAATTTTGTTTCCAAAATTTTTGTGATGGATCTAAAACTCAAATCCATACGCTCCATCCTAATATCATTGGCATAAGTTATTATCTACTTACTAGTCATAGGATATTGTTCTTTTGCGTGATTAGATTCAGTCTCATTGTTTTCTTTATAACTAAATGTGTTTACAAAATCGTTACAACATGAGTATTCgaaatagttttttttccaAGCCATTATATTAGCATGTACTACTAAACTCAAAGGTTTCAAAGGTGAAACATTAGATATTTTCTTAGCTTCTTGTTTTAAATTATCCAAGATAATTTTCAGTTTATGTTAAAATAATGATTGACATCGtagttgaaaattaatttttaaaattaaagataagTTAAATCAAACTAATTAAGCAATATTGTTTGAGATTATTCATATAATCTAGTTATTAGTTTAACAATCTTGTATGGTTAGCGCATTGTTTTTCAATtgagttaatatttgtattgattAATTTAGAATGAGATTCACTTGATGGTCGCTTTACATTGCATACTGTTTGATCCAtaatttttgatcaaataaaatttaacgaTAGTTAATAAAAAATTCTGTTAATCAGATCAATACAAGCATACATATTTTTAAGCAGTTTGCGAAATTGAGACACAATGAGTCCACAAATCATCACTTTTCTTCAAATACTCTGTTTCGTGGGCAACTAAATGCGGCTTCTCAGCAATATATTTGATAAGAGTATCATGACACATTTTTCCTTCTTGAACAAGATCATGACAACATGCATCAGTGATGGTTAAATTTTCAAAGACAACACCAATTATATCCAACGCACATTTTGGACTGATTTTAAGAAGACATGTATCCCATAGTGATTTTGCTTCAGCTTCTTCAACAGAGAATGCAGGAACGAACGCACAAATCAAAGCAACAACAATGAATACGATAGTAGTTCGGGAAGAAGTGTGAGCCATTGTGACAATGTTTTCGAAATAAGTGGCAaatgttattaatataatatattaaatttttgtatCTGGTATTTGAGAATGCAATTTTGtctcatatttataagagattaAACAATCAAACACAAACTATAGTATTTTCAAGTGAACATAAGATATTAATTAATGCAGTTTAACGTTAAACAAAATGTGACAGCTAATATGAGTTTTCTCtga
The nucleotide sequence above comes from Brassica napus cultivar Da-Ae chromosome A9, Da-Ae, whole genome shotgun sequence. Encoded proteins:
- the LOC125578361 gene encoding uncharacterized protein LOC125578361; the encoded protein is MAHTSSRTTIVFIVVALICAFVPAFSVEEAEAKSLWDTCLLKISPKCALDIIGVVFENLTITDACCHDLVQEGKMCHDTLIKYIAEKPHLVAHETEYLKKSDDLWTHCVSISQTA